The following are encoded in a window of Camelus ferus isolate YT-003-E chromosome 20, BCGSAC_Cfer_1.0, whole genome shotgun sequence genomic DNA:
- the PPP1R10 gene encoding serine/threonine-protein phosphatase 1 regulatory subunit 10: MGSGPIDPKELLKGLDSFLNRDGEVKSVDGISKIFSLMKEARKMVSRCTYLNILLQTRSPEILVKFIDVGGYKLLNNWLTYSKTTNNIPLLQQILLTLQHLPLTVDHLKQNNTAKLVKQLSKSSEDEELRKLASVLVSDWMAVIRSQSSTQPAEKDKKKRKEEGKNRTTPPERPLTEVKAETRAEEAPEKKREKPKSLRTTAPSHAKFRSTGLELETPSLVPVKKNASAVVVSDKYNLKPIPLKRQSSAATPGDAAPPAEKKYKPLNTTPNATKEIKVKIIPPQPMEGLGFLDALNSAPVPGIKIKKKKKVLSPTAAKPSPFEGKTSTEPSTAKPSSPEPAPPCEAMDTERPGTPVPPVEVPELMDTAALEPGPLDAKPVESPGDPSQLTRKGRKRKTVTWPEEGRLREYFYFELDETERVNVNKIKDFGEAAKREILSDRHAFETARRLSHDNMEEKVPWVCPRPLVLPSPLVTPGSNSQERYIQAEREKGILQELFLNKESPHEPDPEPYEPVPPKLIPLDEECSMDETPYVETLEPGGAGGSPDGAGGSKLPPVLANLMGSMGAGKSPQGPGGGGINVQEILTSIMGSPNSHPSEELLKQPDYSDKIKQMLVPHGLLGPGPIANGFPPGGPGGPKGMQHFPPGPGGPMPGPHGGPGGPGGPVGPRLLGPPPPPRGGDPFWDGPGDPMRGGPMRGGPGPGPGPYHRGRGGRGGNEPPPPPPPFRGARGGRSGGGPPNGRGGPGGGMVGGGGHRPHEGPGGGMNSGSGHRPHEGPGSGMGGGHRPHEGPGGSMGGGSGHRPHEGPGGGMGGSGGHRPHEGPGHGGPHGHRPHDVPGHRGHDHRGPPPHEHRGHDGPGHGGGGHRGHDGGHSHGGDMSNRPVCRHFMMKGNCRYENNCAFYHPGVNGPPLP; the protein is encoded by the exons CAGCAAATTCTGCTGACCCTGCAGCACCTGCCACTCACTGTTGACCATCTCAAGCAG AACAACACAGCCAAACTGGTGAAGCAGCTGAGCAAGTCGAGTGAGGATGAAG AGCTCCGGAAATTGGCCTCAGTCCTTGTCAGCGACTGGATGGCTGTCATCCGCTCCCAGAGTAGCACCCAGCCTGCAG agaaagataagaagaaacggaaagaagaggggaagaatCGAACGACCCCTCCTGAGCGACCGCTGACTGAGGTGAAGGCTGAGACCCGGGCTGAGGAGGCCCCGGAGAAGAAGCGAGAGAAGCCCAAGTCTCTCCGAACCACGGCGCCCAGTCACGCCAAGTTCCGTTCCACCG GCCTGGAGCTGGAGACCCCGTCGCTGGTGCCCGTGAAGAAGAACGCCAGTGCGGTGGTGGTTTCTGACAAATACAACCTCAAGCCCATCCCCCTCAAGCGTCAGAG TTCCGCCGCCACCCCAGGAGATGCTGCCCCCCCTGCAGAGAAGAAATACAAGCCACTCAACACGACACCCAATGCCACCAAAGAGATTAAAGTGAAAATCATCCCACCACAAC CCATGGAGGGCCTGGGCTTTCTGGATGCGCTCAATTCAGCCCCTGTTCCAGGCATCAAaattaagaagaagaagaaggtgcTGTCACCCACGGCTGCCAAG CCGAGCCCATTTGAAGGGAAAACGAGCACAGAACCCAGCACAGCCAAACCTTCTTCCCCAGAGCCAGCGCCTCCTTGTGAGGCTATGGACACAGAACGTCCAGGGACCCCGGTCCCCCCTGTTGAGGTCCCAGAGCTCATGGATACGG CCGCTTTGGAGCCGGGACCTCTGGATGCAAAGCCAGTGGAGAGTCCCGGAGATCCCAGCCAGCTGACCCggaaaggcagaaagaggaaaactgTGACGTGGCCTGAGGAGGGCAGACTGAGAGAGTATTTCTATTTTGAACTGGACGAAACTGAGCGAG TGAATGTGAACAAGATCAAGGACTTCGGGGAGGCGGCTAAGCGAGAGATACTGTCAGACCGGCATGCGTTTGAGACGGCCCGGCGTCTAAGCCACGACAACATGGAGGAGAAGGTGCCCTGGGTGTGCCCCCGGCCCCTGGTTCTGCCCTCGCCGCTCGTCACCCCTGGAAGCAACAGCCAGGAGCGGTACATCCAGGCTGAGCGGGAGAAGGGGATCCTTCAGGAGCTCTTCCTGAACAAGGAAAG TCCTCATGAGCCTGATCCTGAGCCCTACGAGCCTGTCCCCCCAAAACTCATCCCTCTGGATGAG GAGTGTTCCATGGATGAGACCCCTTATGTTGAGACCCTGGAGCCTGGGGGTGCTGGTGGCTCACCTGATGGGGCAGGTGGTTCCAAGTTGCCTCCTGTTCTGGCCAATCTTATGGGAAGCATGGGTGCCGGGAAGAGTCCCCAgggtcctggaggaggaggcatcaACGTCCAGGAGATCCTCACCTCCATCATG GGTAGCCCTAACAGTCATCCCTCAGAGGAACTGCTGAAGCAGCCAGACTACTCAGACAAGATCAAGCAGATGCTGG TGCCACATGGACTCTTAGGCCCTGGTCCGATAGCCAATGGTTTCCCACCAGGAGGCCCGGGGGGCCCCAAAGGCATGCAGCACTTCCCCCCTGGACCCGGGGGACCTATGCCAG gTCCCCACGGAGGCCCTGGGGGCCCTGGTGGCCCAGTGGGTCCACGTCTCCTgggtcccccaccccctccccggggGGGTGATCCCTTCTGGGATGGCCCAGGTGACCCCATGCGGGGTGGCCCAATGCGGGGAGGTCCAGGACCTGGTCCTGGACCATACCATAGAGGCCGTGGTGGCCGAGGAGGAAATgaacctcctcctccccctcctccattccGAGGGGCCAGAGGAGGTCGCTCTGGAGGAGGACCTCCAAATGGACGAGGGGGCCCTGGTGGAGGCATGGTTGGAGGCGGAGGGCATCGTCCCCATGAAGGCCCTGGTGGGGGCATGAACAGTGGCAGCGGACATCGTCCCCATGAGGGCCCTGGCAGTGGCATGGGCGGTGGGCATCGCCCCCATGAAGGCCCTGGTGGTAGTATGGGCGGTGGCAGTGGCCATCGCCCCCACGAAGGCCCTGGCGGTGGCATGGGTGGAAGCGGTGGACATCGGCCCCATGAAGGCCCTGGACACGGAGGGCCCCATGGCCATCGGCCTCACGATGTCCCTGGTCACCGAGGCCACGACCACCGAGGGCCACCCCCTCATGAGCACCGTGGCCATGATGGCCCTGGCCATGGAGGAGGGGGCCACCGAGGGCATGATGGAGGCCACAGCCACGGAGGAG ACATGTCAAACCGACCCGTTTGTCGACATTTCATGATGAAAGGCAACTGCCGCTATGAGAACAACTGTGCCTTCTACCACCCTGGTGTCAATGGGCCCCCCCTGCCCTAG